Proteins encoded within one genomic window of Gimesia chilikensis:
- a CDS encoding neutral/alkaline non-lysosomal ceramidase N-terminal domain-containing protein, producing the protein MYRLILCCTLLLTCSLTVSAEADDLLQAGAAKVNINPPKYPVSMVGSFQDRQATGAHDTLHARALVLKRGDTRVAFVVCDICLISREIFDAAKAIAAQKTGIPTSHMLTSATHTHTAPAVTPLAQCTPSPEYVQFLTESIAQAIIEANSRLAPAQIAWAVVPEPAEVNNRRWYVKEGGIRPNPFGKTTDKVRMNPPRGSDLLIKPAGPTDPDISILSVQHADGRPLALLANYSLHYVGGLPPNQVSADYFGEFARQIKERLGGDETFVGIMSNGSSGDINNINFREPRPRAGVFERITAVAKVIADRTYRAVKDLKYRRDVTLAMEERTLDLGIRKPNADEVKYAKALLAAAKDPEKLTTNEVYAQETVNIDQWPGSVNLKLQTLRIGELGIVAIPCEVFAEIGLEIKQKSPLKPTFVIALANGYNGYLPTPEQHILQGYETWRSSWSYLEVDASVKITAQVLSMLKQVDQKQE; encoded by the coding sequence ATGTATCGACTGATTTTGTGTTGCACTCTGCTGCTGACCTGCTCGCTGACTGTATCTGCAGAGGCAGATGATCTGCTCCAGGCGGGAGCGGCGAAAGTGAATATCAACCCGCCGAAATATCCGGTTTCAATGGTGGGCAGTTTTCAGGATCGACAGGCGACAGGGGCGCATGACACCTTGCATGCCCGGGCTCTGGTCTTAAAACGTGGTGACACGCGGGTAGCCTTTGTGGTCTGTGATATCTGTCTGATTTCGCGGGAGATCTTTGATGCTGCGAAAGCAATCGCCGCTCAGAAAACCGGGATCCCCACCAGCCACATGCTGACCTCCGCGACACACACGCATACCGCTCCCGCAGTGACGCCACTCGCACAATGCACGCCGAGTCCTGAATATGTGCAGTTTCTGACGGAGAGTATCGCACAGGCGATCATCGAAGCCAATTCACGGCTGGCGCCCGCGCAAATTGCCTGGGCCGTGGTGCCGGAACCGGCTGAGGTGAATAATCGACGCTGGTATGTCAAAGAAGGCGGAATCAGGCCGAATCCGTTTGGAAAGACGACCGATAAGGTGCGGATGAATCCGCCCCGGGGCAGTGACTTGTTGATCAAACCGGCCGGCCCGACCGACCCGGATATTTCAATCCTGTCGGTACAACACGCCGACGGGCGTCCGCTGGCTCTGCTGGCGAATTACTCGCTGCATTATGTAGGAGGACTGCCGCCGAACCAGGTCTCGGCTGACTATTTCGGTGAATTCGCCCGTCAGATCAAGGAACGACTGGGGGGCGATGAGACGTTTGTCGGAATTATGTCCAACGGTTCCAGCGGCGATATCAATAACATCAATTTCAGAGAACCGCGTCCACGGGCCGGTGTGTTTGAACGCATCACCGCCGTCGCAAAAGTAATCGCGGATCGGACTTATCGGGCGGTCAAGGATCTGAAGTACCGCAGGGACGTAACGCTCGCGATGGAAGAACGCACGCTGGATCTGGGAATTCGGAAGCCGAATGCGGACGAAGTGAAATATGCGAAAGCGCTATTGGCGGCTGCGAAAGATCCTGAGAAGTTGACGACTAATGAAGTCTATGCCCAGGAGACAGTGAATATTGATCAGTGGCCCGGGAGTGTGAATCTGAAACTGCAGACGCTACGGATTGGCGAGTTGGGGATTGTCGCGATTCCCTGCGAAGTGTTTGCGGAGATCGGGCTGGAGATCAAACAGAAAAGTCCGCTCAAGCCAACCTTTGTGATTGCCCTGGCCAACGGCTATAACGGTTATCTACCGACGCCGGAACAACACATCCTGCAAGGCTATGAAACCTGGCGGTCGAGCTGGAGCTATCTCGAAGTGGATGCTTCCGTCAAAATCACCGCACAGGTACTGTCGATGTTGAAGCAAGTGGATCAGAAACAAGAATAA
- a CDS encoding 3-keto-disaccharide hydrolase gives MNLLQPSALLTCLCLFQFCTWGCAAEPGSPNQLTKQEQEQGFELLFNGKDLKNWDQSGNWEVQEGVIARTGKGGSLTLKQQPLPDDFELKFEWKVGEGSNSGVYYRPGQYEYQILDNEKHADGKNPRTSAASLYFCMPPSQDATRPVGEWNQGRIVCKGTVIQHWLNGKKVIDFDYTDPRYAWHVELLANRGAQLTDRGGVLYLQDHGDPVWYRGIKLRTIPGDESLDRSPVKPATVSDEALAAEQLKLQRIMENRARQQQKQK, from the coding sequence ATGAATTTATTGCAACCCAGTGCGCTCTTAACCTGTTTGTGCCTCTTTCAGTTTTGTACCTGGGGGTGCGCAGCAGAGCCCGGTTCACCCAATCAACTGACGAAGCAGGAACAGGAGCAGGGCTTTGAGTTACTGTTCAATGGCAAAGATTTGAAGAACTGGGACCAGAGTGGTAACTGGGAAGTTCAGGAAGGGGTGATTGCCCGAACCGGTAAAGGGGGAAGCCTGACTTTGAAGCAGCAACCTCTGCCGGACGACTTCGAACTTAAGTTTGAGTGGAAAGTCGGCGAAGGAAGTAACAGCGGCGTGTACTATCGCCCCGGACAATATGAGTACCAGATTCTGGATAATGAGAAACATGCGGATGGGAAAAATCCCCGCACGAGTGCTGCCTCACTTTACTTCTGTATGCCACCCTCGCAGGATGCGACGCGTCCGGTCGGCGAGTGGAACCAGGGGCGGATTGTCTGCAAAGGGACCGTTATTCAGCACTGGTTGAACGGAAAGAAAGTGATCGACTTTGATTACACCGATCCCCGTTATGCCTGGCATGTGGAACTGCTGGCAAACCGGGGTGCCCAGTTGACAGACAGGGGAGGTGTACTTTATCTGCAGGATCATGGTGATCCAGTCTGGTATCGCGGTATCAAACTCCGTACGATTCCCGGAGATGAATCGCTGGATCGTAGTCCGGTCAAGCCGGCCACTGTTTCTGATGAGGCCCTGGCGGCTGAGCAGCTGAAGCTGCAGCGGATCATGGAGAACCGGGCCCGGCAACAGCAGAAGCAGAAGTAA
- a CDS encoding nucleoside hydrolase, translated as MSEVSVAREPVRVIFDTDISGDVDDVLALAMLHTLADRGECELLAVTISKINPLTGPFTDAVNTFYGRGEIPIGVTRDAQRRESRYLKLVNEKDEEEWRYPHDVRSNEDLPDAVTVLRKTLMAQPDHSVVLIQVGLAANLADLVESKADEISPLSGKELIRQKVSLVSVMAGAFEPIDGNQHFLEANIRNGIKSMQRFVNQWPREVPVIWSGFEIGIAVRYPRESIARDFSYRPHHIVREAYLLHSGPEHDRPSWDLTSVLYAVRPDDGYFTLSQSGRVTVEDDGFLKFQPEELGRDRYLEMNSEQAIRVREVLRDLVSQPPARCAP; from the coding sequence ATGTCTGAAGTGAGCGTTGCCCGAGAGCCGGTGCGGGTCATTTTTGATACCGATATTTCCGGAGACGTGGATGATGTGCTGGCACTGGCCATGCTGCATACACTGGCGGATCGAGGGGAGTGCGAACTGCTGGCTGTCACAATCTCCAAGATCAACCCGTTGACCGGGCCCTTCACAGATGCTGTGAATACGTTCTACGGGCGGGGTGAGATACCGATTGGGGTGACCCGGGATGCACAACGTCGCGAGAGCCGTTATCTGAAGCTGGTAAATGAAAAGGACGAAGAGGAGTGGCGCTATCCACATGATGTCCGCTCTAACGAAGATTTACCTGATGCGGTGACTGTGCTGCGTAAGACACTGATGGCACAGCCGGATCATTCGGTGGTCTTGATTCAGGTCGGGTTGGCAGCGAATCTCGCAGATCTGGTGGAATCGAAGGCCGATGAGATCAGCCCTCTGAGCGGAAAGGAATTGATCCGCCAGAAAGTGAGTCTGGTATCCGTGATGGCTGGCGCGTTTGAACCGATTGACGGCAATCAGCACTTTCTGGAAGCCAATATTCGCAACGGAATCAAGTCGATGCAGCGTTTCGTCAACCAGTGGCCCCGGGAAGTTCCCGTGATCTGGAGCGGTTTTGAAATTGGCATCGCGGTTCGCTATCCACGGGAGAGCATCGCGCGGGATTTCAGCTACCGTCCTCATCATATCGTGCGCGAAGCCTATCTGTTGCACAGCGGTCCCGAGCACGATCGTCCCAGCTGGGATCTGACCAGTGTACTCTATGCGGTTCGGCCGGATGACGGATATTTCACGTTGTCACAGTCGGGACGGGTGACCGTAGAAGACGACGGTTTTCTGAAATTCCAGCCGGAAGAACTGGGACGCGACCGTTACCTGGAAATGAATTCCGAACAGGCGATTCGTGTACGCGAAGTACTGCGGGATCTGGTCAGCCAGCCTCCTGCCCGTTGTGCGCCTTGA
- a CDS encoding response regulator has product MKILIVDEIGFIRQSLNQKLSRHNFDTVSAESGEEALAILKTDFSVDAVLTSLFLPSMNAIDLYKAASKIERFNDEGIIPPLNFFLMVTREHGTSSPRMKEMTRDALAIGFKDLLIKPIDTELLVNKLRGSVRSSEPPPEIEEREPVVAASTTEETRQSTQRIDGLAVMQNSLHALKKEMCESIDILLEEVNRKVSK; this is encoded by the coding sequence ATGAAAATACTGATTGTCGATGAAATCGGGTTCATTCGTCAAAGTTTGAACCAGAAACTCTCCCGCCACAATTTTGACACGGTATCTGCAGAGAGTGGGGAAGAAGCGCTCGCCATTCTCAAAACAGATTTTTCCGTCGACGCCGTGCTCACCAGCCTCTTCCTGCCCTCCATGAATGCCATCGATCTCTACAAAGCCGCCTCAAAAATTGAACGTTTCAATGACGAAGGGATCATCCCCCCGCTTAACTTCTTCCTGATGGTCACTCGGGAGCATGGAACATCCTCTCCCCGCATGAAAGAAATGACCAGGGACGCACTGGCGATCGGGTTTAAAGATCTATTAATTAAACCCATTGATACGGAACTGCTCGTCAACAAATTGCGTGGTTCCGTGCGCTCGTCAGAACCACCGCCGGAAATAGAAGAGCGGGAACCAGTTGTTGCCGCCAGCACAACAGAAGAGACTCGACAAAGCACTCAGCGCATCGACGGCCTGGCTGTCATGCAGAACAGTCTGCATGCGCTGAAAAAAGAGATGTGTGAGTCCATTGATATTCTACTGGAAGAAGTGAACCGCAAAGTCAGCAAATGA
- a CDS encoding response regulator transcription factor, whose amino-acid sequence MSDFVVYVIDDDLDVLDSIATLLSTSGYEVKTYHNVYAFLESKENSTPGCVLIDLVMPEICGIESMELIRKQRLYYPVVMMSAYGDIEKAVSAVKLGACDYLEKPFEKEKCIKAIEYARSQLNEEGGPADADSQEYLGLYDNLTRREKQVFHLIADGQAGKQIANAMSISYRTMEKHKANVLNKLGISSATDIVHILYKIKDLPGFQRDGNDA is encoded by the coding sequence ATGAGCGATTTTGTCGTGTATGTGATCGATGATGATCTCGACGTGCTGGATTCTATTGCAACACTACTTTCCACATCAGGTTATGAAGTAAAAACGTATCACAACGTCTACGCATTTCTGGAATCGAAAGAGAATTCCACTCCGGGTTGTGTGCTGATCGATCTGGTCATGCCCGAAATCTGTGGGATTGAATCAATGGAACTGATTCGCAAGCAGCGGTTGTACTATCCGGTCGTGATGATGAGTGCCTATGGAGATATTGAAAAAGCAGTTTCTGCAGTCAAGCTTGGGGCCTGCGACTACCTGGAAAAGCCGTTTGAGAAAGAGAAGTGCATCAAAGCGATCGAATACGCGAGATCACAACTCAACGAGGAAGGCGGTCCTGCCGATGCGGACAGTCAGGAATATCTTGGACTCTATGACAACTTAACCCGTCGTGAAAAACAGGTCTTTCACCTGATTGCAGACGGTCAGGCGGGAAAACAGATTGCGAATGCGATGTCCATCAGCTACCGCACCATGGAAAAACATAAAGCCAATGTGTTGAACAAGCTGGGCATTTCGAGTGCGACGGATATCGTGCATATTCTATATAAAATCAAAGACCTGCCCGGTTTTCAGAGAGATGGGAACGACGCCTGA
- a CDS encoding PAS domain-containing sensor histidine kinase: MTSRQSRSVEDQFASQLLQLSIDVSIAVDERGVILAATNSISDLFGWSREDASGQNIRELISESSLEQFDHYVVESLGTASGTARNMMARRKDGSCFATELTLKPVDDPADQIQFIGVFRDCSEQRKSQNKLDEYVERLKQSRREMKRKDFQLKSAMSIVDRANQAKSEFLANMSHEIRTPMTAILGYSDLLKEHSNGQEQQELIEIIQNNGAHLLQVINDILDLSKIEMGDFTIRKVHCSPLRVLREVIDEYQPQASQKGLSLQTRYQKSIPESIQTDPARLKQVLANLISNAIKFTNAGHIELDVRMSAQSPLDRILQFSVSDTGIGIPAEKLKSIFEPFTQADSSTSRNYGGTGLGLTLSRKLVQILGGNLTVQSTLDRGSVFTVTLHLEPDEDQLLSHGLGFQFEAADSNRKDITGPEMDQRSCGNAEKILLVDDTPEIRRLFTYLLNKMGLNVKTASNGKEAVDQIQTAVAQNAAFDLILMDMQMPVMSGYEAVRLLREQEIAVPVIAITAHALVADREKCLAAGCTDYLSKPVKFDVLYEMVQRYLPARAMLQLNHS; the protein is encoded by the coding sequence ATGACATCCAGACAAAGTCGATCCGTTGAGGATCAATTTGCCAGTCAGCTGTTACAACTGAGTATTGATGTTTCCATCGCAGTCGATGAGCGGGGCGTCATTTTAGCGGCGACGAATTCCATCAGCGATCTCTTCGGCTGGAGCCGCGAAGACGCGAGCGGGCAGAATATTCGAGAACTGATTTCTGAGTCCAGTCTCGAACAGTTCGACCATTATGTTGTCGAATCACTGGGGACAGCATCCGGAACTGCCCGGAATATGATGGCCAGGCGAAAGGATGGCTCCTGTTTCGCCACCGAGCTGACTCTGAAGCCCGTTGATGACCCTGCAGACCAGATTCAATTCATCGGTGTTTTCCGAGACTGCAGCGAGCAGCGCAAGTCGCAGAACAAACTGGATGAATACGTCGAGCGGCTCAAACAGTCTCGCAGAGAGATGAAACGCAAGGATTTTCAGCTCAAATCCGCCATGAGCATCGTGGATCGGGCCAATCAGGCTAAGAGTGAATTTCTGGCGAACATGAGTCACGAAATACGCACTCCGATGACGGCCATTCTGGGATACTCCGATCTCCTGAAAGAGCATTCCAACGGGCAGGAGCAGCAGGAACTGATTGAGATTATTCAGAATAATGGCGCGCATCTGCTGCAGGTCATCAACGATATCCTGGACCTCTCCAAGATCGAAATGGGGGACTTCACCATCCGGAAAGTCCACTGTTCTCCGCTGCGGGTCCTGAGGGAAGTGATTGACGAATATCAGCCCCAGGCATCTCAGAAGGGGCTCAGTCTCCAGACGCGGTACCAGAAATCAATACCCGAGTCGATTCAGACTGATCCGGCGCGATTGAAACAGGTCCTGGCGAACCTGATCAGTAATGCCATCAAGTTTACCAATGCAGGGCATATTGAACTGGATGTGCGGATGTCTGCGCAGTCTCCCCTGGATCGGATTCTGCAGTTCAGTGTGAGTGATACAGGGATCGGGATCCCTGCTGAAAAACTGAAATCCATCTTCGAGCCGTTTACCCAGGCCGACAGTTCAACATCGCGAAATTATGGTGGCACCGGACTGGGACTGACGCTGAGTCGCAAGCTGGTACAAATCCTGGGCGGTAATCTGACCGTGCAGTCTACCCTGGATCGGGGCAGTGTCTTCACCGTCACCTTGCATCTGGAACCGGATGAAGATCAGCTCTTGTCCCACGGACTGGGATTCCAGTTCGAAGCTGCTGACTCAAACAGGAAGGACATCACTGGCCCTGAAATGGACCAGCGGTCCTGTGGTAATGCGGAGAAGATTCTGCTGGTCGATGATACTCCGGAGATCCGTCGTCTATTTACATATTTGTTAAACAAGATGGGGTTGAATGTCAAAACGGCATCCAATGGAAAAGAGGCCGTGGATCAGATTCAAACCGCTGTGGCACAGAATGCTGCATTCGATCTGATTCTGATGGACATGCAGATGCCTGTGATGAGCGGTTATGAGGCGGTACGGCTTTTACGGGAACAGGAAATAGCGGTTCCCGTGATTGCGATCACGGCGCATGCCCTGGTTGCCGACCGGGAAAAATGCCTTGCTGCCGGCTGCACAGACTATCTCAGCAAACCGGTCAAATTCGATGTCCTGTATGAGATGGTGCAACGCTACCTTCCCGCCCGGGCGATGCTGCAGCTGAATCATTCCTGA
- a CDS encoding PAS domain-containing sensor histidine kinase, whose protein sequence is MDVALTPIQDLNLLPELLQPSTRLQINEKLRQEMLEQRETERSAQLQLILDVNPDLYFHLNSRGVITRFVNEKNQHHFLPVETVHQRHLHEIFPPSVASQFETALQELIQSQAPVTFEYALEITQAMRWFQARLLPYQPEETLVIIQDITQRKTAEIKLQHVHARLSEAQRQAHIGSWEWDTRENTLWWSEEIYRILGLGDLDFQPTTQTFMEMVHEEDRKLVTRVISNTLDNRLPFSFEHRIVRPQGEIRYVHLQAGLKPDASGESQLMYGTIQDITEKVEASRIAQEYRDELAHVSRLVVKGELIAGLSHELNQPLTAIANYCGAMKTLMEQGEDVSQLRDKIERQALRSGEIIRRLKAFTQKQPQQRFLFNIHDSIRSALQIINYQIRLKQIEVKTCFKHKFTTVYADRVQIEQVLVNLFKNAVEAMEHSPAPRTLTISTASTPDRMIQISVSDTGCGVPESFRSKLFTPFATSKQSGLGIGLSLSRSLIQAAEGKMWFLPNPRRGATFCIQLPACQKPLERPRSELNRQIRADAAHD, encoded by the coding sequence ATGGATGTTGCTTTGACCCCAATTCAGGATCTCAATCTTCTCCCCGAACTGCTTCAGCCTTCCACTCGCTTGCAGATCAATGAAAAACTGCGACAGGAGATGCTGGAACAACGGGAGACAGAGCGGTCTGCCCAGTTACAACTGATCCTGGATGTGAATCCGGACCTCTATTTTCATCTGAATTCACGAGGTGTCATTACCCGCTTCGTGAATGAAAAGAACCAGCACCACTTTCTCCCGGTCGAAACGGTACACCAGCGACATCTGCACGAGATCTTCCCCCCGTCTGTTGCCAGCCAGTTTGAAACGGCACTGCAGGAACTGATCCAGTCACAGGCACCAGTCACTTTTGAATACGCACTGGAAATCACTCAGGCGATGCGCTGGTTCCAGGCTCGGCTGCTCCCTTACCAGCCAGAAGAGACGCTGGTGATTATCCAGGACATCACACAAAGAAAAACCGCAGAAATTAAATTACAACACGTGCATGCCCGTCTGTCAGAAGCGCAGCGGCAAGCCCACATCGGCAGCTGGGAATGGGATACCCGGGAGAACACACTCTGGTGGTCGGAAGAGATCTATCGCATCCTGGGGCTGGGCGATCTCGATTTTCAGCCCACAACGCAGACCTTTATGGAAATGGTGCACGAAGAAGACCGAAAGCTGGTCACCCGGGTGATCAGCAACACTCTTGATAACAGGCTGCCGTTCAGTTTCGAGCATCGTATCGTGCGGCCCCAGGGAGAGATTCGATACGTCCATCTGCAGGCAGGGCTTAAGCCGGACGCCTCGGGAGAAAGCCAACTCATGTACGGCACCATTCAGGACATCACCGAAAAAGTTGAGGCCAGCAGAATTGCCCAGGAGTATCGGGATGAACTGGCCCATGTGTCCCGTCTGGTCGTAAAAGGGGAACTCATCGCCGGGCTGTCTCATGAACTGAATCAACCTCTCACAGCGATCGCCAATTACTGTGGTGCGATGAAAACTCTGATGGAGCAGGGAGAAGACGTCAGCCAACTCCGCGATAAAATTGAAAGACAGGCACTGCGTTCCGGTGAGATTATCCGCAGACTGAAAGCATTTACTCAAAAACAGCCTCAACAAAGGTTCCTGTTTAATATTCACGACAGTATCCGCAGCGCTCTGCAGATCATCAACTACCAGATCCGCCTGAAACAGATCGAAGTCAAAACCTGCTTCAAGCATAAGTTTACGACCGTCTATGCTGACCGCGTGCAGATTGAACAGGTGCTGGTCAACCTCTTTAAAAACGCGGTAGAAGCCATGGAACATTCCCCGGCTCCCCGCACGTTGACCATTTCGACGGCTTCCACACCGGACAGAATGATTCAGATCTCCGTCTCAGATACCGGCTGCGGTGTTCCCGAAAGCTTCCGCAGTAAGCTGTTTACTCCTTTCGCGACAAGTAAACAGTCCGGACTGGGAATCGGCCTGTCACTCAGCCGCTCACTGATCCAGGCCGCGGAGGGAAAAATGTGGTTTCTTCCCAACCCCCGCAGAGGGGCAACCTTCTGTATTCAGTTGCCTGCCTGTCAGAAGCCCCTCGAACGTCCCCGTAGTGAGCTCAATCGGCAAATCAGAGCCGACGCGGCTCACGACTGA
- a CDS encoding DUF3592 domain-containing protein, giving the protein MRFLSPHPGDPNWFLLAKALIGAAMVIGAPFLIKPTYKKISEARQSANWPQTEAEITRSEVKTGQNRGRPSWDPIVSYRYSVDGKNYTSSDIAFRGYSTPIPSHAEEVVNKYPVGSKHPVYYSPEDHSKAVLEKGSNWLVNLSPLIPLVLLIAGGYSVYDNYTFLRSRLSQPKKKRKKKRASTSTSSSPDSALQRRRRHIRRNQNGG; this is encoded by the coding sequence ATGAGATTCTTATCACCCCACCCAGGAGATCCCAACTGGTTTCTACTGGCGAAAGCCCTGATTGGTGCGGCCATGGTCATCGGGGCACCGTTTCTGATCAAACCGACATACAAAAAAATCAGCGAAGCCAGACAAAGCGCGAACTGGCCTCAAACGGAAGCGGAAATCACACGATCTGAGGTCAAGACCGGTCAAAATCGTGGCAGACCTTCCTGGGATCCCATCGTTTCTTATCGCTATTCGGTCGATGGAAAAAACTATACGAGTTCAGACATCGCCTTTCGCGGGTATTCGACTCCCATTCCCTCCCACGCTGAAGAGGTCGTCAATAAATACCCCGTAGGCTCAAAGCACCCGGTATATTATTCTCCAGAGGATCATTCCAAAGCAGTCCTGGAAAAAGGGTCGAACTGGCTCGTCAACCTGAGCCCATTGATCCCTCTCGTGCTATTGATCGCGGGTGGTTATTCCGTCTATGACAACTATACTTTTCTGCGTTCCCGCTTGAGCCAACCGAAGAAAAAGAGGAAGAAAAAACGAGCATCAACCAGCACATCCTCCTCTCCCGATTCGGCTTTACAACGCCGCAGACGACACATCAGGAGAAACCAGAACGGTGGTTAA
- a CDS encoding GlsB/YeaQ/YmgE family stress response membrane protein, with protein MFDENMTRILQEAVNEMLVWVGFGTLVGLAAKAIMPGKDPGGAVSTMLMGIGGSVVGCGTLMFFWDGARVTPISSIGFLAATGGAFILLFFYRMLSGSFFTEAEDGERWLHRRRRRRRARDLADETY; from the coding sequence ATGTTTGACGAGAATATGACTCGGATTCTGCAGGAAGCAGTCAACGAGATGTTAGTCTGGGTTGGTTTTGGCACTCTGGTAGGTCTGGCTGCCAAGGCGATCATGCCCGGAAAAGATCCAGGCGGTGCCGTCAGTACCATGCTGATGGGGATCGGCGGCAGTGTCGTCGGTTGTGGAACCCTGATGTTTTTCTGGGACGGAGCCCGCGTCACGCCGATCAGCTCGATCGGTTTTCTGGCAGCCACCGGTGGTGCCTTCATTCTGCTGTTTTTCTATCGCATGCTCTCCGGTTCCTTTTTCACCGAAGCCGAAGATGGCGAACGCTGGTTACACCGTCGTCGCAGACGCCGTCGTGCTCGTGACCTGGCTGACGAGACCTATTAA
- a CDS encoding dihydrodipicolinate synthase family protein: MTPSIITKTLQQGTAIPAHPLALNASRQLDERRQRALSRYYIASGVGGLAVGVHTTQFEIREPGIDLFQPVLELASEEMDRADATRRVPLIRVAGICGPTDQATREASIAREAGYHYGLLSLSALKEADEETLIQHCRAVAEIIPVFGFYLQPDVGGRLLPYSFWRRFCEIENVAAIKMAPFNRYHTLDVIRAVAESGREDIALYTGNDDNIVLDLVTPFRFRSGENVLERRIRGGLLGHWAVWTSRAVEILDECQQIASRGEAIPLSILQLNTEVTDCNAVFFDVANRFQGCIPGIHEVLRRQGLLEGTWCLNPQETLGPGQLAEIDRIYEAYPHLNDDAFVAEHLDDWLSG; encoded by the coding sequence GTGACCCCGTCCATCATTACGAAAACACTCCAACAGGGAACTGCCATCCCGGCTCATCCCCTGGCCCTGAATGCCTCCCGCCAACTGGATGAACGCCGGCAAAGGGCGCTCTCGCGCTATTACATCGCCAGTGGTGTCGGTGGACTTGCAGTCGGCGTGCATACAACACAGTTTGAAATACGCGAACCGGGAATCGACCTGTTTCAGCCCGTTCTGGAACTGGCCAGTGAAGAGATGGACCGGGCCGATGCGACGCGACGCGTGCCCCTGATTCGCGTCGCGGGGATTTGTGGCCCCACCGATCAGGCCACCCGGGAAGCCAGTATCGCCCGCGAGGCCGGCTACCACTATGGTCTGCTCAGCCTGTCTGCTCTGAAGGAAGCCGACGAAGAGACGCTGATTCAACATTGTCGCGCTGTGGCTGAGATCATTCCCGTCTTCGGATTCTATCTGCAACCCGATGTGGGCGGACGACTGCTCCCTTACTCCTTCTGGCGGCGGTTCTGTGAGATTGAAAACGTGGCCGCGATTAAAATGGCTCCCTTTAACCGCTATCACACTCTGGACGTGATCCGCGCGGTGGCAGAATCGGGCCGCGAAGATATCGCCCTGTATACGGGGAACGATGACAATATCGTGCTCGACCTGGTCACGCCGTTCCGTTTTCGTTCGGGAGAGAATGTCCTCGAACGCCGCATCCGGGGTGGCCTGCTCGGACACTGGGCCGTCTGGACCAGCCGGGCTGTGGAGATTCTCGATGAATGTCAGCAGATCGCGTCCCGCGGCGAAGCCATCCCGCTTTCGATTCTGCAGTTGAACACCGAAGTGACGGACTGCAACGCGGTCTTCTTTGACGTCGCCAACCGGTTCCAGGGTTGCATCCCCGGCATTCATGAAGTGCTGCGTCGTCAGGGACTACTCGAGGGAACCTGGTGCCTGAATCCCCAGGAAACCCTGGGGCCCGGTCAGTTAGCCGAGATCGATCGGATCTACGAAGCTTACCCGCATCTTAATGACGATGCCTTCGTGGCGGAGCATCTGGACGACTGGCTCAGTGGTTGA